A region of Pseudanabaena sp. BC1403 DNA encodes the following proteins:
- a CDS encoding nucleotidyltransferase family protein, with the protein MSNELLIDKESVINCLRQNLEYLRQNFYIKRLALFGSFARGDADLASDVDLVVEFDRPIGLRFMELCNYLEECLGRRVDVLTLTGVQHIRNPNVSRSILESLVYV; encoded by the coding sequence ATGAGTAATGAATTACTAATAGATAAAGAATCTGTAATCAATTGTTTGCGGCAAAATTTGGAATATTTACGTCAGAATTTTTATATTAAGAGATTGGCGCTGTTTGGATCGTTTGCGCGTGGGGATGCGGATTTGGCTAGTGATGTGGACTTGGTGGTTGAGTTTGACCGCCCGATTGGTTTGCGGTTTATGGAGTTGTGTAATTATCTTGAGGAGTGTTTGGGGCGTAGGGTGGATGTGCTGACTTTGACTGGTGTACAGCATATTCGTAATCCTAATGTGTCGCGTAGTATCCTTGAGAGCTTGGTCTATGTCTAA
- a CDS encoding DUF86 domain-containing protein: MKRSLLDFLQDILDATAEIEGFIAGIDFEAFDANREKTLAVVKLFEVIGEAVKQIPQDRRSLYSEIPWKSIAGMKDVFVHEYWGIDTAVVWSTVQESLPLLKVVILDMLSSLSDEVGL; encoded by the coding sequence ATGAAACGTAGTCTTTTAGATTTTTTGCAAGATATTTTAGATGCAACTGCCGAGATTGAAGGTTTTATTGCAGGAATTGACTTTGAGGCTTTTGATGCGAATCGCGAGAAAACTTTGGCTGTGGTGAAACTATTTGAAGTTATTGGTGAGGCTGTGAAGCAAATTCCCCAAGATCGAAGAAGTCTTTATTCGGAAATCCCTTGGAAGTCTATTGCAGGTATGAAGGATGTTTTTGTGCATGAGTATTGGGGAATTGATACTGCGGTGGTTTGGTCTACGGTGCAGGAGTCTTTGCCTTTGCTGAAAGTGGTAATCTTGGATATGTTGTCTAGTTTGAGTGATGAGGTTGGGTTATAA
- a CDS encoding nucleotidyltransferase family protein has translation MKTKDEVVKVLRDRKALLLQNYQISGLGLFGSYARGSQTESSDVDVLVDYEKAPSLFKLLELRDYLSDLLGMKVDIVTRNGLKPRIRERVLAEVIYL, from the coding sequence ATGAAAACTAAGGACGAGGTTGTAAAGGTTTTACGCGATCGCAAGGCGTTGTTATTACAGAATTATCAAATTTCTGGCTTAGGTTTGTTTGGTTCCTATGCAAGAGGTTCGCAAACTGAGTCTAGTGATGTGGATGTGTTGGTGGATTATGAGAAAGCGCCTAGTTTGTTTAAGTTATTGGAGTTGCGTGATTATTTGAGCGATCTGTTGGGGATGAAGGTGGATATTGTGACTCGTAATGGATTGAAGCCTAGGATTAGGGAGAGGGTTTTGGCTGAGGTGATTTATTTGTAA
- a CDS encoding glutathione S-transferase family protein produces the protein MLLLQFSTSHYCRKARLALGYKQIPYQVENLTPGLHILRVKPLSGAYTVPVLLPQQKNCPAVVGDSTEIIRFLEAYQPDPPLYLEDAIQQKEALRLEDHFDEFVGTAARFVYYQFRANEGKKIDPSLMSQAVITIVRLQYGINAESAKSAAQKIADAIAMLSEFWQDGHWVGDRFSVADLTAAALLSPLELIPTYRRNYPWLFDRITEIHQICNEPLPKNWQAGLD, from the coding sequence ATGCTTTTATTACAGTTCAGTACTTCTCACTATTGCCGAAAAGCTAGGCTAGCTCTTGGTTATAAGCAAATTCCCTATCAAGTCGAAAATCTCACTCCAGGACTACATATTTTACGAGTTAAACCCCTTTCAGGTGCATATACTGTGCCAGTGCTATTACCGCAGCAAAAAAATTGTCCCGCCGTAGTCGGTGATTCCACAGAAATTATTCGGTTTCTTGAAGCCTATCAACCTGATCCACCACTTTATTTAGAAGATGCTATCCAACAAAAAGAAGCATTACGACTAGAAGATCATTTTGATGAATTTGTAGGGACAGCGGCAAGATTTGTTTACTATCAGTTTCGGGCTAACGAGGGCAAAAAAATTGATCCTTCATTAATGAGTCAAGCAGTGATTACAATCGTCCGATTGCAATATGGTATTAATGCCGAGTCGGCAAAGAGCGCTGCCCAGAAAATAGCGGATGCGATCGCGATGCTCAGCGAATTTTGGCAAGACGGTCATTGGGTGGGCGATCGCTTTAGTGTTGCCGACTTGACTGCGGCAGCCTTGCTGTCACCACTGGAGTTAATTCCCACCTATCGTCGTAATTATCCTTGGCTATTTGATCGTATTACGGAAATTCATCAGATTTGTAATGAGCCACTGCCCAAAAATTGGCAAGCTGGACTTGATTGA
- a CDS encoding PotD/PotF family extracellular solute-binding protein, producing MDRRKFLVLSGAVIASIGGCQWSNPFDQRERIRIVGLLGATPSKVISQFESASKKKIEFKAENLPSKLWQELQNYPSISTDKAPQLMSISDSWLDQAIAQSLIQPITPNLLEKIPKWQKLSPFWQQSVTRNNQVWGIPYRWGATAIAYRSDKLKFEITQWADLWRPELKLKLTLPDDAREVIGLVLKKMGQSYQTEDLVARPDVFAKLTQELKSINSQVLTYSSDNYMQSLLADDTLAAVGWTNDMFKAQRTNPNLKVVIPQDGTALWSDIWVMPKGEVVSAAMEWMNFYLTPEIAAQITSLTDAVSTSSELEQVPASVKADPVKFFSQDIFAKSELIAPLSPSTLTQYKDLWTKLRSGTL from the coding sequence ATGGATAGACGTAAGTTTCTAGTTTTAAGCGGTGCGGTGATCGCATCAATTGGGGGATGTCAATGGTCAAATCCTTTTGATCAACGTGAGCGCATCCGCATTGTGGGTTTACTAGGAGCCACACCCAGTAAAGTCATTAGTCAGTTTGAATCAGCTTCTAAAAAAAAGATCGAATTTAAAGCAGAGAATCTACCCTCAAAACTTTGGCAAGAACTGCAAAATTATCCCAGCATCTCTACAGATAAAGCGCCTCAATTAATGAGCATCAGTGATAGTTGGTTGGATCAGGCGATCGCCCAATCTTTAATCCAACCAATCACGCCCAATCTATTAGAAAAAATTCCAAAATGGCAAAAACTTTCGCCTTTTTGGCAACAAAGCGTTACACGCAATAATCAAGTATGGGGCATTCCTTATCGATGGGGAGCAACCGCGATCGCGTATCGCAGTGACAAGCTGAAATTTGAGATTACTCAATGGGCTGACCTCTGGCGACCAGAATTAAAACTAAAACTAACCCTGCCAGACGATGCCCGTGAAGTGATCGGTCTGGTCTTAAAAAAGATGGGGCAATCCTATCAAACAGAGGACTTAGTTGCTCGTCCTGACGTTTTTGCAAAACTTACCCAAGAGCTTAAGAGCATTAACTCTCAGGTCTTAACCTACTCTTCCGATAATTATATGCAGTCTCTATTGGCTGACGATACGCTGGCGGCAGTGGGATGGACTAATGATATGTTCAAAGCCCAAAGGACAAACCCTAATCTCAAAGTGGTAATTCCTCAAGATGGCACAGCACTTTGGAGCGATATTTGGGTAATGCCTAAGGGCGAAGTTGTGAGCGCGGCGATGGAATGGATGAATTTTTATCTAACACCAGAGATTGCTGCTCAGATAACATCGTTAACTGATGCCGTTAGTACATCAAGTGAGTTAGAGCAAGTTCCTGCCAGTGTTAAAGCTGATCCAGTCAAGTTTTTCTCACAAGATATTTTTGCAAAGAGTGAATTAATTGCACCTTTGTCACCATCGACGCTTACGCAGTATAAGGATCTCTGGACTAAGCTGCGATCGGGAACACTTTGA
- a CDS encoding cell wall metabolism sensor histidine kinase WalK, producing MKSPDRLLVVDDVPDNLFLVRAILEEEGYEIVTSSNGHDALKIVESEPPDLVLLDVMMPKMDGYEVTRRMRAMKDLPFIPILLITAYDRANAVKGLDLGADEFIRKPIEADELLARVRSLLRLKHSIAERDRIDRQRQDFVSRLTHDLRTPLVAADRMLGLLQDGVLGEISPQICEALTIMGRSNHNLLEMVNKLLDVYRYESGSKTINLQPLDLKELIDQVVQELKPIAISKNLELIADLEDICPVKVDRLEILRVFNNLIGNALKFTESGSVHVSLKSNQSEAIIAIADTGAGVPLEEQPFLFERFSQGNHQKQGSGLGLYLSHYIVNAHNGKIFVKSPNLDSETGSTFFVHLPIITP from the coding sequence ATGAAATCTCCTGACCGTTTATTAGTTGTTGATGATGTACCAGATAATCTTTTCTTAGTGCGCGCCATACTCGAAGAAGAAGGGTATGAAATCGTAACATCATCAAATGGTCATGATGCTCTCAAAATTGTTGAGTCGGAGCCGCCCGACTTAGTTTTGCTGGATGTAATGATGCCGAAAATGGATGGCTACGAGGTAACTCGCCGCATGAGGGCGATGAAAGACTTGCCATTTATTCCGATTTTATTAATTACGGCTTACGATCGCGCCAATGCAGTTAAAGGCTTAGACCTCGGCGCAGATGAATTTATTCGTAAGCCGATCGAGGCTGATGAGTTATTAGCAAGAGTGCGATCACTGTTGCGTTTGAAACATAGTATTGCAGAGCGCGATCGCATTGATCGTCAAAGACAGGATTTTGTCTCACGGTTAACTCATGACTTGCGGACACCATTAGTTGCCGCAGATCGGATGTTGGGATTGCTCCAAGATGGCGTATTAGGCGAAATATCACCACAAATTTGTGAAGCCCTTACAATCATGGGACGCAGCAATCATAATTTGCTGGAAATGGTGAATAAGCTCTTAGATGTTTATCGCTATGAATCTGGAAGTAAAACTATTAATTTGCAGCCATTGGATTTGAAAGAACTGATCGATCAAGTTGTGCAGGAACTTAAGCCGATCGCTATTTCTAAAAATCTTGAACTAATCGCCGATCTTGAAGATATTTGCCCCGTTAAAGTTGATCGCCTAGAAATATTGCGTGTATTTAATAATCTGATCGGTAATGCGCTCAAATTCACCGAATCAGGCAGCGTTCATGTTAGCCTAAAATCAAATCAATCCGAGGCAATTATTGCGATCGCAGACACAGGTGCAGGGGTTCCTTTAGAAGAGCAGCCGTTCTTGTTCGAAAGATTTAGTCAAGGCAATCACCAAAAACAAGGTAGTGGCTTAGGGCTATACCTATCACACTATATTGTCAATGCCCATAATGGCAAAATCTTCGTAAAGTCACCCAACCTAGACTCCGAAACAGGTTCTACATTCTTCGTGCATTTGCCCATTATTACGCCATGA
- a CDS encoding NAD(P)/FAD-dependent oxidoreductase translates to MASTEVVVIGGGAAGFFGAIHAAQAPHTRVTLLEAGRQPLAKVRISGGGRCNVTHHCFEPSQLVLNYPRGGKALRGAFSRFQALDVVRWFNAEGVKLKTEADGRMFPITDDSETIVEALMFAAKKAGVVLRNNVLVQKIERLEDDKGDSKFDVILKNDENIICDRLLLATGSSPSGYAIARSLGHELEPPVPSLFTFNIKDSKLHELAGVSVNPATVKLLISNSNPEKKKSTRNQLEQSGALLITHWGLSGPAVLKLSAWAARELHDCNYQAKLAVNWIPSLKVEAIKQILLSAKTEQPKKFISNYCPVDISLRLWEYLLDKAEVELEKRWADISNKAIQQIVNVLSASEYAIAGKGVFKEEFVTCGGIRLQDVNFQTMESKICQGLFFAGEVLDIDGVTGGFNFQSAWTTSWIAAQGILQA, encoded by the coding sequence ATGGCAAGCACAGAGGTTGTAGTAATTGGTGGCGGGGCAGCAGGATTTTTTGGCGCAATTCATGCGGCGCAAGCACCTCATACGCGAGTAACTTTATTAGAGGCAGGAAGACAGCCACTTGCCAAGGTGCGAATTTCGGGCGGTGGACGCTGTAATGTTACCCATCACTGTTTTGAACCTTCGCAATTAGTTCTGAACTATCCTAGAGGCGGCAAAGCTTTACGAGGTGCTTTCTCTCGGTTTCAGGCTTTAGATGTAGTGCGCTGGTTTAATGCAGAGGGAGTGAAGCTAAAAACGGAAGCGGATGGCAGAATGTTTCCTATCACCGATGATTCGGAAACGATTGTGGAAGCACTGATGTTTGCGGCGAAAAAAGCTGGTGTGGTTCTTCGCAATAATGTTTTAGTTCAAAAGATTGAGCGTTTAGAGGATGACAAAGGGGATAGCAAATTTGATGTGATTCTCAAAAATGACGAGAATATAATTTGCGATCGCCTATTACTTGCCACAGGTAGCAGCCCATCTGGTTATGCGATCGCGCGATCGCTAGGACATGAGCTGGAACCTCCCGTCCCTTCACTTTTTACATTTAATATTAAAGATTCTAAGCTACATGAACTGGCTGGAGTCAGCGTTAACCCTGCCACAGTTAAGCTGTTAATATCAAATTCTAATCCTGAAAAGAAAAAATCTACTCGTAATCAATTAGAACAATCGGGCGCTCTATTAATTACCCATTGGGGATTGAGTGGCCCCGCCGTTTTAAAGTTGTCAGCATGGGCGGCACGAGAATTGCATGATTGCAACTATCAAGCTAAATTAGCGGTTAATTGGATTCCTTCACTTAAGGTAGAAGCAATTAAGCAGATTTTGCTAAGTGCGAAGACTGAGCAACCCAAGAAATTTATATCAAACTATTGTCCTGTCGATATCTCGTTGCGTCTATGGGAATATCTGCTCGATAAAGCTGAAGTGGAACTAGAGAAACGCTGGGCAGATATTTCTAATAAGGCAATTCAGCAAATTGTGAATGTATTAAGCGCGAGTGAATATGCGATCGCGGGTAAGGGTGTGTTTAAAGAAGAGTTTGTAACTTGTGGCGGAATTCGTTTACAAGATGTGAATTTTCAGACGATGGAAAGTAAGATTTGCCAAGGTTTATTTTTTGCGGGTGAGGTTTTGGATATAGATGGTGTAACAGGTGGTTTTAATTTCCAGAGTGCATGGACTACGTCTTGGATTGCTGCGCAGGGCATTTTACAAGCTTAA
- a CDS encoding DUF5615 family PIN-like protein has translation MKFLVDAQLPVRLSHLLKSMGHDAIHTKELALKNATPDTEINTLSIREQRIVITKDSDFWDSFYISQEPYKLLLVTTGNISNKELESLFVKNLGQVVHLLEQHSLIEMSRDSVIVHQ, from the coding sequence ATGAAATTTCTTGTTGATGCTCAATTACCCGTGCGTTTATCCCATCTTTTAAAATCAATGGGACATGATGCAATCCATACCAAAGAATTAGCCCTCAAAAATGCAACACCAGACACGGAAATTAATACACTCTCAATTCGCGAACAGAGAATTGTAATTACCAAAGATTCTGATTTTTGGGACTCCTTTTATATCAGCCAAGAGCCTTACAAGCTTTTGCTAGTAACAACAGGCAACATCAGCAACAAAGAACTGGAATCATTATTCGTTAAAAATCTAGGTCAGGTAGTGCATTTGCTAGAGCAACATTCTTTGATTGAAATGTCACGAGATTCAGTCATAGTCCATCAATAA
- a CDS encoding DUF433 domain-containing protein: MLLQRITIDWNICHGKPCIRGLRYPVEMILELLSSGMTTEEILEDYDDLERDDIFAVLAYATKLSQIKSIHKVLV, encoded by the coding sequence ATGCTGTTACAACGTATCACAATAGACTGGAATATCTGTCATGGTAAACCCTGCATCAGAGGTTTGCGCTATCCAGTCGAGATGATCTTAGAACTTCTCAGTTCAGGCATGACCACCGAAGAAATCCTCGAAGACTATGACGATCTAGAGCGAGATGATATTTTTGCAGTCCTAGCCTATGCCACAAAACTGAGCCAAATAAAAAGCATCCACAAGGTTCTTGTATGA
- a CDS encoding DUF2326 domain-containing protein, protein MIVAERSESSTHKQSRNGSGKSSLIEIIHFCLGAKAVKKKGLMVDALQDHTFSIDIDLGGKRFTISRKTKEPSYVVIDGDWSDWVIKPIVDKKTKEPRISIPQWCLVLNWLMFGLSPEISEQKHSPSFRSLISYFVRRGRDAFSNPFTHFPKQTEWQKQVDHTFLIGLCWEHAQKWHDLKERMESLAQYKKAANSGLISGFSGSVGELEVTKVQLEEQVIREQEQLSNFRIHEQYRDIEVRVNSLHERIRHFQNQNVSSRKMLEYYESVYQEEQPAGENAIAKMYEEAGILLPESVTRKIHEVQEFHQKVTINRKNFLKSEIERLRNEVRQVEAEIIKFRQEYASLMSILQTHGALDEYSKLQQHNMLVVTKLEEIKTRIDNLKKFEQGTISLRIEQDRLALDAHADYQERSSVRQKAVSLFNSNSEAIHEAPGSLIMNVDKNGFRFHVEIDKSQSQGVNQMGIFCYDLTLAQIWASKEHSPSMLIHDSTIFDGVDERQIAQALQLAARESQKLNFQYICCLNSDSIPSQEFGDNFDIQPYKVLELSDSGEDGGLFGIRF, encoded by the coding sequence GTGATTGTTGCTGAGAGATCCGAAAGCTCTACACATAAGCAATCTCGGAATGGTAGCGGGAAAAGTTCATTAATTGAAATTATTCACTTTTGTCTAGGAGCTAAAGCTGTTAAGAAAAAAGGTCTCATGGTAGATGCTCTACAAGATCATACTTTTTCAATTGATATTGATCTTGGAGGTAAGCGATTTACTATAAGCCGTAAAACTAAAGAACCAAGCTATGTAGTTATAGATGGTGATTGGTCAGATTGGGTTATCAAACCAATAGTAGACAAAAAGACAAAAGAGCCAAGGATATCCATACCTCAATGGTGTTTAGTTCTTAATTGGCTTATGTTTGGCTTATCTCCAGAAATTAGCGAACAGAAACATTCACCAAGCTTTCGCAGCTTAATTTCGTACTTTGTGAGAAGAGGAAGAGATGCTTTTAGTAATCCTTTTACACACTTTCCTAAACAAACCGAATGGCAAAAGCAAGTAGATCATACGTTTTTGATTGGGTTATGTTGGGAACATGCCCAAAAATGGCACGATCTAAAGGAAAGAATGGAAAGCTTAGCACAATATAAGAAGGCTGCAAATTCTGGGCTGATCAGTGGATTTTCAGGAAGTGTAGGTGAACTTGAGGTAACTAAAGTTCAACTTGAAGAACAGGTGATTAGAGAACAAGAACAGTTAAGTAATTTTAGAATTCATGAACAATATAGGGATATAGAAGTACGTGTAAACTCATTACATGAGAGGATTCGTCATTTTCAAAACCAAAATGTTAGTTCACGAAAGATGCTTGAATACTACGAAAGTGTCTATCAAGAGGAACAACCTGCGGGTGAAAACGCAATCGCAAAAATGTATGAAGAAGCTGGCATATTATTGCCCGAAAGTGTAACTAGAAAAATCCATGAGGTTCAGGAGTTTCACCAGAAAGTCACAATAAATCGCAAGAATTTTTTGAAGTCAGAAATCGAGAGATTAAGAAATGAAGTGCGACAAGTGGAAGCAGAAATTATTAAGTTTAGACAGGAGTATGCTTCTCTAATGTCTATTTTACAGACTCACGGCGCTTTAGACGAGTACAGCAAACTCCAACAACATAATATGTTAGTAGTTACAAAGCTTGAGGAAATTAAGACTCGGATTGATAATCTTAAAAAATTTGAGCAGGGAACCATATCTTTACGAATAGAACAAGATAGACTAGCCCTTGATGCACATGCTGATTACCAAGAAAGAAGTTCTGTTCGACAAAAAGCTGTATCTCTCTTTAATTCTAATTCTGAAGCTATTCATGAAGCTCCTGGCAGTCTAATTATGAATGTTGATAAAAATGGCTTTAGATTTCATGTTGAAATTGATAAATCTCAGAGCCAAGGAGTTAATCAAATGGGGATATTTTGCTACGACCTAACTCTTGCTCAAATTTGGGCTTCAAAAGAACATAGTCCGAGTATGCTTATCCATGACAGCACTATTTTTGATGGGGTAGATGAGCGTCAAATTGCTCAAGCTCTTCAGTTAGCTGCTAGAGAATCACAAAAACTTAATTTTCAATATATTTGTTGTCTCAATTCTGACTCTATACCTTCACAAGAATTTGGAGATAATTTTGATATTCAACCTTATAAGGTACTTGAATTGTCTGATAGTGGAGAAGATGGAGGATTGTTTGGAATTAGATTTTAG
- a CDS encoding ABC-three component system middle component 6 has translation MILPTKHIETKRSLIWLGGLVLQQLNKPRTVTFLWEKIRSYPEVGTFERFSLALDFLYTVGAIEFQDNLLKRCG, from the coding sequence ATGATCCTACCTACAAAGCATATAGAAACAAAAAGATCTCTCATTTGGTTAGGCGGCTTAGTTTTACAGCAATTAAACAAGCCGAGGACTGTTACATTTTTATGGGAAAAAATACGAAGCTATCCAGAGGTAGGGACGTTTGAAAGGTTTTCTCTTGCTCTTGACTTTCTCTACACTGTTGGAGCGATTGAATTTCAGGATAATCTCTTGAAGAGGTGTGGATAA
- a CDS encoding ABC-three component system protein: MSCEDKNLRVHEMIFRLKCLEKKGSEFQSFFEKIMFKLDTSFISIKPSGKEGDWKCDGFSKKTGTVYQCYAPENLQKSTTVAKAVLKVKEDFQGAKEHWAEEMKCWIFVWSAHSQLPPQVLKTLSKIKNENTEIIIDDWSQESLWVRISKLSTIERESILDFSLEVKSASETTAAEVESLLSYLTRQKVEPIGADLELTELQEKLDKNNLSGSIQVLVKNAIPITKIVEDYTKNHYDIEYSGIVAKVLSDKYCTLTKEDIKEADAIFFSLIEFVSSKKMNEPKLFWASIGIVSHYFQLCDIFER, translated from the coding sequence ATGAGTTGTGAAGACAAAAATCTAAGAGTTCATGAAATGATTTTTCGATTAAAATGCCTTGAGAAAAAAGGTTCTGAATTTCAGTCGTTTTTTGAAAAAATCATGTTCAAACTCGATACCAGTTTTATATCAATTAAACCTTCAGGGAAAGAAGGGGATTGGAAATGTGACGGTTTTTCTAAAAAAACAGGCACAGTTTATCAATGCTATGCCCCAGAGAATTTACAAAAAAGCACTACAGTAGCAAAGGCAGTTTTAAAAGTAAAAGAAGATTTTCAGGGAGCGAAAGAACATTGGGCAGAAGAAATGAAATGCTGGATATTCGTTTGGAGTGCTCATAGTCAACTCCCTCCTCAAGTTCTTAAAACTCTATCTAAAATAAAAAATGAGAATACAGAAATTATTATTGATGATTGGAGTCAAGAATCACTTTGGGTTAGAATATCAAAACTCTCTACGATTGAGAGAGAAAGTATTTTAGATTTTTCTTTGGAGGTAAAATCTGCATCAGAAACAACAGCAGCAGAAGTGGAATCTCTCCTCTCCTATTTAACACGACAAAAAGTAGAACCTATTGGAGCAGACTTAGAGCTAACAGAGCTTCAAGAAAAGCTAGACAAAAATAATTTAAGTGGAAGTATACAAGTACTAGTTAAAAATGCAATACCTATAACAAAGATTGTGGAAGATTATACTAAAAATCATTATGATATCGAATATTCTGGAATAGTCGCAAAAGTATTGTCAGATAAGTATTGTACACTTACAAAGGAAGATATAAAAGAAGCTGACGCGATATTCTTTTCGTTAATTGAGTTTGTGTCTTCTAAAAAGATGAATGAACCTAAGCTCTTTTGGGCTTCTATTGGCATTGTTTCACATTATTTTCAATTGTGCGATATATTTGAAAGATGA
- a CDS encoding type II toxin-antitoxin system RelE/ParE family toxin yields the protein MTSYIISPLASRDLDDIFDYFAEFSVDAGERFVDDFNKKCRNLAVFPHIGRAYTEIESSLRGIPLSGYVIFYRVNENSIEIVRVVSGYRDLDSLFSENNDTN from the coding sequence ATGACAAGCTACATTATTTCTCCATTAGCAAGTCGAGATTTGGATGATATCTTTGACTATTTTGCTGAGTTTAGTGTTGATGCTGGCGAAAGATTTGTTGATGACTTCAATAAGAAATGTCGTAATTTAGCAGTTTTTCCTCATATTGGTCGCGCCTACACTGAGATAGAGTCTTCTTTGCGTGGTATTCCTTTGAGTGGTTATGTCATCTTCTATCGAGTTAATGAGAATTCCATAGAGATTGTCAGAGTGGTAAGTGGGTATAGAGATTTAGATTCTTTATTTAGTGAAAATAATGATACAAATTAG
- a CDS encoding type II toxin-antitoxin system ParD family antitoxin: protein MSIALKAEQEQFIQKKLNSGKYGSADEVIFEAFRLLEERDKHYEQWLQDTRNKVADGLAQLDRGEGLDSESVMARLKERIRNARENHQ from the coding sequence ATGAGTATTGCCTTAAAAGCTGAGCAAGAGCAGTTTATTCAAAAGAAGCTCAATAGTGGTAAGTATGGATCTGCTGATGAGGTGATTTTTGAAGCATTTCGGTTGCTTGAGGAGAGAGACAAGCATTACGAGCAATGGCTGCAAGATACTCGGAATAAGGTGGCTGATGGGTTAGCTCAACTAGATCGGGGTGAAGGATTGGACAGTGAAAGTGTGATGGCGAGATTGAAAGAACGGATTCGTAATGCTCGCGAGAATCATCAATGA
- a CDS encoding type II toxin-antitoxin system Phd/YefM family antitoxin, with amino-acid sequence MQIVSATEAKQSFGAVIDKAQREPVMIRKQNRDVAVIMSIEDYQRITRTNIQEFQKFRDSIGKKAQKRGLTEDKLNELLSDDQ; translated from the coding sequence ATGCAAATTGTTTCAGCAACAGAAGCCAAACAATCTTTTGGCGCAGTCATCGATAAAGCCCAACGCGAACCTGTGATGATCCGTAAACAGAATCGTGATGTCGCAGTGATTATGTCTATTGAAGACTATCAACGCATTACTCGTACCAACATTCAAGAATTTCAAAAATTTAGAGATAGCATTGGAAAAAAGGCGCAAAAACGTGGCTTAACAGAAGACAAGTTAAATGAACTATTAAGTGATGATCAATAG
- a CDS encoding putative toxin-antitoxin system toxin component, PIN family, with product MINSSMRLVLDTNVLVSAILSPVSISAKILNWGEDNGVILYSTATLTEVLSVLGRSKFSKYIDPADIDGLSIRIKTTWLFVEILNQVQLCRDPKDDKFIDLALNGDASHLITGDSDLLVLNPIENTSVIDPRTFLDEILKL from the coding sequence ATGATCAATAGTTCTATGCGTTTAGTTCTCGATACAAATGTCTTAGTCAGCGCCATTTTATCCCCAGTATCTATTTCAGCTAAAATTCTAAATTGGGGAGAAGACAATGGCGTTATTTTATACTCCACTGCCACTCTCACCGAAGTTTTATCTGTTTTAGGACGCTCAAAATTTTCTAAATATATTGATCCCGCCGATATTGATGGATTATCTATCCGCATTAAAACTACATGGTTATTTGTCGAGATTTTAAATCAAGTCCAATTATGTCGAGATCCAAAAGACGATAAATTTATCGACTTAGCGCTAAATGGCGATGCTTCTCATCTGATTACTGGAGACAGTGATTTACTTGTATTGAACCCAATTGAAAATACTTCAGTCATCGATCCACGTACTTTCTTGGATGAGATCCTCAAACTTTAA